The Candidatus Omnitrophota bacterium genome window below encodes:
- the proB gene encoding glutamate 5-kinase — translation MQSQKNYKRIVVKIGASIFAANKHKPDTALISNIARQISDLMGQGRELVLVSSGAIAIGMSILKITNRPKGLAYLQATAAIGQHELMHIYKLALNKHGINCAQLLLTWDDFSDKRYQNAKNTLNTLLKLKCVPIINENDTVATEEIKFGDNDKLSALVSVLVSADLLIILSDVDGLLDKNKKVIRQVSKITPQIKSLACPTEKKACVGGMITKIEAARFTVNSGIPCVIANGSRKGVIEQVVKNPFSGNGTIFTSKKI, via the coding sequence TAGTATCTTTGCCGCAAATAAGCACAAACCAGATACTGCCTTAATTAGTAATATCGCCAGACAAATATCCGATTTAATGGGGCAAGGCCGCGAGCTAGTGCTTGTTTCTTCAGGGGCAATTGCTATCGGTATGTCAATTCTAAAAATTACCAATCGGCCCAAAGGCCTTGCTTATTTACAGGCGACTGCAGCCATTGGCCAGCATGAATTGATGCATATTTATAAGTTGGCGCTTAATAAACACGGCATAAATTGTGCGCAATTACTTCTTACCTGGGATGATTTTTCAGATAAGCGTTATCAGAATGCTAAAAATACATTAAATACCCTGCTTAAGTTAAAGTGCGTGCCGATCATAAATGAAAATGATACGGTGGCAACTGAAGAAATTAAATTCGGCGACAATGATAAGCTTTCGGCTCTGGTTTCTGTTTTGGTTAGCGCCGATCTTTTGATTATTCTTTCCGATGTTGATGGGTTATTGGATAAAAATAAAAAAGTCATCCGCCAGGTTTCAAAAATTACCCCTCAAATAAAATCTTTGGCTTGCCCGACTGAAAAGAAAGCTTGTGTTGGAGGCATGATCACTAAAATTGAAGCAGCACGTTTTACAGTCAATTCTGGTATTCCTTGTGTGATTGCAAATGGCAGCAGAAAAGGGGTTATTGAGCAGGTTGTCAAAAATCCTTTTAGTGGCAATGGAACTATATTTACATCTAAAAAGATATGA